A part of Desulfofundulus salinus genomic DNA contains:
- a CDS encoding OadG family transporter subunit → MIDWTNAVVVAISGIVSVFLALGILSAVVSFSGWLFAYSARKKTAAQQSQQAPAQGKTVAIH, encoded by the coding sequence ATGATCGACTGGACTAATGCTGTGGTAGTGGCCATCAGCGGTATTGTTTCGGTGTTTTTGGCCTTGGGCATACTAAGCGCGGTGGTGAGCTTTTCCGGCTGGCTTTTTGCCTATAGCGCCAGGAAAAAAACTGCCGCCCAACAATCCCAGCAGGCCCCCGCTCAGGGGAAAACAGTGGCAATTCATTAA
- a CDS encoding biotin/lipoyl-containing protein, giving the protein MATPVNSPMVGKLISVDVKVGDQVKENDPVATIEAMKMYVKIYAPASGVVKEIKANPGDVVNPDTVILTLE; this is encoded by the coding sequence GTGGCTACTCCGGTAAATTCCCCCATGGTGGGCAAGTTAATTTCAGTTGATGTAAAAGTTGGAGATCAGGTGAAAGAAAATGACCCTGTGGCCACCATCGAAGCCATGAAAATGTATGTCAAAATCTACGCTCCGGCCAGCGGTGTGGTCAAGGAAATAAAGGCAAACCCGGGCGATGTGGTCAACCCCGATACGGTAATCCTGACCCTTGAATAA